The stretch of DNA ACTACTCCGGATGTTAGCACTTCATTCAAAGATTCAACATCGGTAGTAACCCGGGTAACCAACCGCCCTACCGGATTGCGATCATAAAAGCGAATAGAAAGATTTTGCAAATGAGTAATCAAATGTTTGCGAATATCAAACATAAGATGCTGACCAATCCATTGCATTAGATAAGTTTGTCCGTAAATGACAAAGAATTGTAACACTAATATCGCCATGAAATAAAGCATGATATCCAATAATCCGGAATAATTACCCGGAAGGATATAATTATCAATTGCAATTTTGGTAAAGTAAGGACCGACCAAACGAGTTGCCGCAGATAGTAGAAGCAGAATCACAGCCAGAACCATATGCAGCTTGTAAGGTTGTAGATAGACCATTAAACGCTTCATTAAGCGACTGTCGTATACTTTCCCTGTAATTTCGTCTTCGGCTATTGAAAAGCCTTTTGCACCACCCTTACGCAATTCTTTCTAATTCCTCCTCAATCAATTGTTTGTAATAAAGATCCGCATATTTTCCATCCAGTGCTAAAAGGGATTTATGATCTCCACTTTCGATAATCCTACCCTCATCCAGTACTAAAATTAAGTCCGAATCTGTTAAAGTAGTCACCCGATGGGATACGATGATTTTAGTAACACCGAAAAATTGAGTCTTGAGATTATTCAGAATTTTTCTCTCGGTAATTGTGTCCACAGCTGAAAGAGCATCATCCAAAATTAATATTTTTGGACGACCCAACGCAGCCCTGGCAATGGCAACTCTTTGTTTCTGTCCACCGGAGAGATTAATACCACGCTCACCCAGCAATGTATCGTATTGGTCTGTGAACGTATCAATTTCATGTGCGATATGAACAGATTTAGCTATTTCCTCTAATTCTCTACTTGTCTTTTCGCCATTGCCAAAAGCAATATTAGCTGCAATGGTTTCGGAAAAAAGGAAATCTTCCTGGGGCACTAATCCTATATTTTCTCGCAGGATGTTAAGAGGAACGCTTCGGATTTCGTGATCACCAAAAAGAATTTTGCCTTTTCCCGGATCGTATAATCGTGCAATTAAATTAACAAGTGTTGATTTCCCGGAACCGGTGCCGCCAACTATGGCAACGAGAGAACCTTCCTTTATCTTGAAATGAATATCACTTATGGCATCATTTTCGCTGTTTTCGTATTTGAAGGATACATGTTGAAACGAAATTGAACCGGGTATTGTGGTAATTTGTTGATTGGTTTCTTCTGTATCTTTTATCCCGGGTTCTTCTGCCATAATTCTATTTATCCTGACTAAAGATGCAGCGCCCATTTGAAAGATATTCATTACCCAACCAATTGCTATCATCGGCCATATCAAGGAAGTCAGATAAGTATAAAACGCAACAAACTCTCCCAAAGTAATCTGTTGAGATATGACACTCCTTCCGCCAAAATAAATTATGATTGCGAATGCAGATCCCGTCAGCAAGGTAATACTCGCGAACATCAATCCTCTCCATTTGGAGAGTTGCAGATTGTTTCTCAAATATTCCTGATTAATTTTATTAAATTGTTTGATTTGATATTTTTCCTGGCGATATGCCTTGATCACCCGAATCCCGGAAAAATTTTCTTCTACTTTTGCCGTAACATCTGAGAAAATTGATTGAACACGATCAGATAAGCGAAACATTTTTTTTACAATGCGATTGACTGCAAATGCAACAATCGGAAATGGTGTGAGAGCAATTAAAGTTAGCTTTAAGTCGATGCTAATCATCATGATTACTGCGAAAGTCGTAAATAAGATAGTAAATGAGGAATACATGATTCCCGGTCCCAAAACATTCCTCACCGCATTGATATCATTAGTGCCACGGGCCATGATATCCCCGGTACGGCTTCGGTGGTAGAATTCAAGAGAAAGCTTTTGCAGGTGAGAAAAATAATCATTCCTGATATCATACTCAATTTTCCTGGAGATTTCGATTAGGACTTTTCTTTTATAAAAAAGAAAAATACTGGCCAGAGTGGCAACGGAGATGAATTTGAGTATTGAATTGTAAAAAGATTGATCAGCCCCGACCTCATTCAGAATATCGATAGGATCTTTTAGTAAGTATGGAACTGCAGCTGAAGTAATTGCGTGCATTAAAAGGACAAAAAAGCCAAAAGCGTATTCCTTCTTATATTTTTGCAGATATTTCTTAAGCTTAAATAATACCAATAAAAGTAGGTCCTTTTTCGTAATGTCACATGGTTTTGATTATCAATATCGAACAGAGTTTTTCATGAAAATCATTGATTTAATATTTATTATTTACAGTATTGGTTTTTCCCAAAATTATCCATCAATATTTTTGTTGTGAATGAAATACTTCTTTAATCTTAATGAATAATTTTCTTAATTTGGAATTTATAACATTGCCCTTGACTTTTAAAAATGCCTGGCTAGGAGATTTTACTAAAAACCCCTTGATTAAATTCTATTTTCCCCTTATGTTATGATCGATAATGAATCCAATTATTAATTTTTTCCCTTTTTCATTTTTCACACCTTTATTTCTCAAGTCACGTTTTCCTAGAAACGGAATTGTACTAATATTTAGCAAATCACATTTCATCTATTGAGGGAGAAAGAATGTTTATTGTAATTATGGCGGGGGGAAGCGGAAAGAGGTTTTGGCCTAAAAGTAAAGAAGCGAAACCCAAACAATTTTTACCCATACTCGATTCAAAAACCATGATCCAATCAACAGTGGAACGGTTAATTCCGCTTGTAGACTCTGATGATATTTATTATGTATTAAATTACCAGCAAAAAGATGTTCTACTGGAGCAAATAAGCAATATTCCGGATAAAAATATAATCCTGGAACCTACCGGAAAAAATACAGCGCCATGCATTGGATTAGCGGCGATCCACTTAAAACAAAAGAATCCCGATGACGTTATGATAGTTCTCCCAGCAGATCATTTCATTAAGGATGAAGAAAGATTTCGAGAATCGTTGTTAATCGCTGAAAAGATAGCGATTGAATATGATTCTTTGGTGACATTAGGAATAAAACCCGACTACCCAGCGACCGGGTACGGATATATTCAATGCAACGAAAAGATCAAAGAGGTTTCCGGGGTTTCGATTTATAAAGTTAAAACTTTTGCAGAAAAACCACAATATGAAACTGCCAAACAATTTTTGCAAAGCGGCGATTTTTTATGGAACAGCGGCATATTCATTTGGAAAGTTTCTACTATACTAAAAGTAATTCAAAATTTATTACCGGAACTCTACTCTTCAATGGAAAAATTAGAGACCCACATAAATTCGAACAATTATTACACACATCTTGAAAAGATTTACCGCCAAATAAGAAGTATTTCAATTGATTATGGTGTAATGGAATATGCAAAAAATGTATCCGTTCTTAAATGCGAATTTGGCTGGAATGATGTTGGTAGTTGGGATGAAGTTTACAATCTTTCGCCCAAAGATAAAAACGGGAATACAATCATTGAAAATGGATTAACAATGGATTGTAAAAACTGCTATATAGATTCTGATTCCGATTTAATCGCCGTTTTAGGGGTTGATGACCTGGTTGTGGTAAAATCGGAAAATTCAATCCTGATTTGCAAAAAAGACAAAACTCAAGACGTTAAAGAATTGGTAGATAAAATAAAACGCAAAGAACTCGATCAATATTTGTAGGGTTAATATGCGTCGATCAAAAAATCAAAAACAAATTCTACTGCAAGAATTGGAAGAACTTCTGGAAAGGCTTACAATTCCCTTGCGTTATGAAAAAGGAAATTTTAAAGGCGGGCTCTGTTTTTACAATGAAAAGGCCTATTTCATTATAAATAAGAATTTATCACTCGATCAAAAATTACAAATATTTAGGAATGATTTACTGCACGTTAATCTTGAAGATTTGTTTATTCGGCCTGTAATCCGAGAATTTTTGAGTAATCCACACTTTTAACAAAAGGAAGTTGAATGAACATAGATGAGTTTCTTGGCTATTTTAAAGAAGAATTTTTTATTAAAGATTTAAAATCGAAATCAAAAAATGATATATTAGAGGAAATGGTCAACCATATTGCTGACCAAAGCACTCTAAAAGATAGTACATTGATTTTGGAAATGTTAAAAAGAAGGGAAGAAATCGGCAGTACTGGAATAGGGCATGGAATTGCCATTCCGCATGGGCGAACTATCTCAGTACCAGATTTGATAACTGTTTATGGAAAGTCTGCTAATAGCATTGAATTTGATGCGATCGACAAAAAGCCAGTGAACATGGTATTTATGATTATTGCACCCCCCCAGGAACAATCAAATACTTATCTCCCGTTTTTAGGCAAATTGGTTGATATTTTGAATTCAAAAAAAGTACGGAAAGAATTAATCAATGCAAACACTTTTGAGGAATTCACACTAGCTCTTGCAGGAGGGTTTTAATGGACGACAAACAACTTCGCTGTCTTGTGGCTCTTCAGGACATCGACAACATGATTTTAGAAAGTGAAAATGAAAAAAAGCTGGGATTTAAAACAAAAGGCATTAACAAGCTACAAAAGATAAGAGAAGAAGTTGGCCAACAAATTAACCCTTCCATGTTAAGAGCCTATGAAAGACTACACAAAAAATATCGCCGTGGAGTAGTCCCTGTCAAAAATAATGTTTGCTTAGGCTGCTTTGTAAAACTTCCAACCTCGATAACAACCAGAGGTAAGGAGAATATTGTTGTTTTTTCTTGTGAAAATTGTGGCCGGATTCTTTATTGGCTCGATTAAGAAATCAGAATTCTTTGTCAAAGATTCGATAAGTTTTGTAAATTTTAGAACCAATTTTTTCCAATGTGTGACGCATAGGATAGTTGTCTTCCAAAATCCAGGAGAATTCTCCTCGTGACATTCCAATGTTTACACCTCTGGAATATGTTTCTAAATAAAAAAGTGAGTCTATACCACTTTTCCTGAATTTCTTTCGAATCCCCAAAATTATCACCCGGATCATATCAATTTTACGGGAATACCAAAGTATTTTAGGAAGTCCGAAAGGTATTAGCCTGCCATTAATTTTAGCAAG from candidate division KSB1 bacterium encodes:
- a CDS encoding mannose-1-phosphate guanylyltransferase; translation: MFIVIMAGGSGKRFWPKSKEAKPKQFLPILDSKTMIQSTVERLIPLVDSDDIYYVLNYQQKDVLLEQISNIPDKNIILEPTGKNTAPCIGLAAIHLKQKNPDDVMIVLPADHFIKDEERFRESLLIAEKIAIEYDSLVTLGIKPDYPATGYGYIQCNEKIKEVSGVSIYKVKTFAEKPQYETAKQFLQSGDFLWNSGIFIWKVSTILKVIQNLLPELYSSMEKLETHINSNNYYTHLEKIYRQIRSISIDYGVMEYAKNVSVLKCEFGWNDVGSWDEVYNLSPKDKNGNTIIENGLTMDCKNCYIDSDSDLIAVLGVDDLVVVKSENSILICKKDKTQDVKELVDKIKRKELDQYL
- a CDS encoding PTS sugar transporter subunit IIA, whose translation is MNIDEFLGYFKEEFFIKDLKSKSKNDILEEMVNHIADQSTLKDSTLILEMLKRREEIGSTGIGHGIAIPHGRTISVPDLITVYGKSANSIEFDAIDKKPVNMVFMIIAPPQEQSNTYLPFLGKLVDILNSKKVRKELINANTFEEFTLALAGGF
- a CDS encoding ABC transporter ATP-binding protein — translated: MVLFKLKKYLQKYKKEYAFGFFVLLMHAITSAAVPYLLKDPIDILNEVGADQSFYNSILKFISVATLASIFLFYKRKVLIEISRKIEYDIRNDYFSHLQKLSLEFYHRSRTGDIMARGTNDINAVRNVLGPGIMYSSFTILFTTFAVIMMISIDLKLTLIALTPFPIVAFAVNRIVKKMFRLSDRVQSIFSDVTAKVEENFSGIRVIKAYRQEKYQIKQFNKINQEYLRNNLQLSKWRGLMFASITLLTGSAFAIIIYFGGRSVISQQITLGEFVAFYTYLTSLIWPMIAIGWVMNIFQMGAASLVRINRIMAEEPGIKDTEETNQQITTIPGSISFQHVSFKYENSENDAISDIHFKIKEGSLVAIVGGTGSGKSTLVNLIARLYDPGKGKILFGDHEIRSVPLNILRENIGLVPQEDFLFSETIAANIAFGNGEKTSRELEEIAKSVHIAHEIDTFTDQYDTLLGERGINLSGGQKQRVAIARAALGRPKILILDDALSAVDTITERKILNNLKTQFFGVTKIIVSHRVTTLTDSDLILVLDEGRIIESGDHKSLLALDGKYADLYYKQLIEEELERIA